In Zunongwangia profunda SM-A87, the following proteins share a genomic window:
- a CDS encoding SusC/RagA family TonB-linked outer membrane protein → MRLKITSAYRIRLFHLHTGCLRFLLTAIFLSCIKSYAYEAKLESIYYKNAEGLASFYPTQETEVSGVVYDELGTPLPGASVVIVGSKGGVITDFDGQFKIKLKPGDKLQISYVGLKTTIIEYSDQKNLEIHMEANMNALDDVTIVAFAKQKQEDVIGAITTIKPEDLKIPSSNFTNSFAGRVPGMVSYQRSGEPGQNTSEFYIRGITTFGYKRDPLILIDNNEVTTQELSRLHPDDIASFSILKDATATALYGSRGANGIILITTKEGKIGKAKINIRFEQVNSSPTEMVKLADPITYMRLHNEAVRTRDPLGVTPYSQQKIDNTIAGVNPYVYPANDWYGMLFKDAANNKQVNMNVSGGGEVAQYYIAGSYSRDNGILKVDGRNNFNNNIRLDRYMLRSNITINITPTTEAVVRLSGAFDDYSGPIDGGSELFRKVMRTNPVLFPATFEPDLANQKTQHILFGNAGEGDFLNPYADMTKGYRESMTSQISAQFELNQDLGFLLEGLSVRGRFNTNRYSYYDISRFYNPFYYKVGTYDRKEDLYTLDVINEDSGTEYLGYDEGAKNINSTTYLEGAINWNKKFNDKHAFSGLLVGTMRERIQANAGDLQRSLPYRNLNLAGRATYSYNSRYFLEFNFGYNGSERFSKEERFGFFPSIGGAWLISNEKFWNEKLKDQINNLKLRFTYGFVGNDAIGNEADRFFYLSNVNLNDDGNGSGFGTYGNDYYRPGVSISRYPNRNITWETSEKYNFGLDIGLWKELDIIADFFSEYRSNILMDRAAIPSTMGLQAPVRSNVGEASSKGFEVSFNYNHSFNKDLWITAMGNFTYATSKFEVYEEPDYPDSPWKSRIGNSLASNYGYVAERLFVDEEEVRNSPVQFGNYMAGDIKYKDINKDGRITELDMVPMGYPHSPEIVYGFGFSGGWKNFDLSSFFQGIGRTSLFIDARATSPFIDQQNALLQVYADSHWSEDNRDVYALWPRLSETYVENNLQPSNWFLRDASFMRLKTIEIGYSLSRDLISKTGLTKCRVYAIGNNLATFSKFKLWDPEMGGNGLAYPIQRVISVGAQVSF, encoded by the coding sequence ATGAGACTTAAAATTACATCAGCTTACAGGATTCGTTTATTTCATTTACATACCGGTTGCTTGAGATTTTTATTGACCGCAATTTTTTTATCATGTATTAAAAGTTATGCATATGAAGCAAAATTAGAAAGTATTTATTATAAGAACGCTGAGGGATTAGCGTCATTTTATCCTACACAGGAAACCGAAGTTAGTGGAGTTGTATATGATGAATTAGGGACACCGCTCCCCGGTGCCTCAGTTGTTATTGTAGGCTCTAAAGGAGGGGTAATTACAGATTTTGATGGTCAATTCAAAATTAAATTAAAACCAGGGGATAAGTTACAAATCTCTTATGTGGGTTTAAAGACAACAATTATTGAATATTCTGATCAAAAAAACTTAGAAATTCATATGGAGGCTAACATGAATGCACTCGATGATGTTACTATTGTTGCCTTTGCCAAACAGAAACAGGAAGATGTTATAGGGGCTATAACTACTATCAAACCCGAAGATCTTAAAATACCCTCTAGTAATTTCACGAATTCTTTTGCAGGGCGGGTCCCGGGTATGGTATCCTACCAAAGATCTGGGGAGCCAGGTCAGAATACCTCAGAATTTTATATACGTGGGATCACTACTTTTGGTTACAAAAGAGATCCGCTTATACTAATTGATAATAACGAAGTTACGACCCAGGAACTTTCTCGATTGCATCCAGACGATATTGCAAGCTTTTCGATATTAAAGGATGCGACCGCAACTGCACTTTATGGTTCCAGAGGAGCTAACGGTATCATTCTTATTACCACAAAAGAAGGGAAAATAGGTAAAGCAAAAATTAACATTAGGTTTGAACAGGTGAATTCCAGTCCTACAGAAATGGTAAAGCTGGCAGATCCTATTACCTATATGAGATTACACAATGAGGCCGTACGCACCAGAGACCCCTTAGGCGTTACTCCATATTCACAGCAAAAGATTGATAATACAATCGCGGGCGTTAACCCCTATGTTTATCCGGCAAATGATTGGTATGGTATGTTATTTAAAGATGCTGCAAATAACAAACAAGTAAATATGAATGTGAGCGGAGGTGGAGAGGTAGCCCAGTATTATATAGCAGGAAGTTATTCAAGAGACAATGGCATATTAAAAGTTGATGGTAGAAATAACTTTAATAACAATATTAGGCTTGACCGTTATATGTTGAGATCAAACATTACCATAAATATTACCCCAACGACAGAGGCGGTGGTAAGGTTAAGTGGGGCATTTGATGATTACTCTGGACCCATTGACGGAGGTTCGGAATTATTTAGAAAAGTGATGAGAACAAATCCGGTACTCTTCCCGGCAACTTTTGAGCCTGATTTGGCAAATCAAAAAACACAGCATATACTTTTTGGAAATGCAGGTGAGGGGGATTTTTTGAACCCCTATGCCGATATGACAAAAGGATATAGAGAATCGATGACCTCACAAATTTCCGCACAGTTTGAATTAAATCAGGACCTTGGTTTTTTGCTGGAAGGGCTCTCTGTAAGAGGTAGGTTTAATACAAACCGTTATTCATATTATGATATAAGCAGATTCTATAATCCATTTTACTATAAGGTAGGTACGTATGATAGAAAGGAGGATCTATATACCCTGGATGTTATTAATGAAGATAGCGGGACAGAATATCTTGGATATGACGAAGGAGCCAAGAATATAAACTCAACCACCTATCTTGAAGGTGCTATTAACTGGAATAAAAAGTTTAATGATAAGCACGCTTTTAGTGGGTTGCTGGTAGGAACCATGAGAGAACGAATACAGGCAAACGCCGGGGACCTACAAAGATCTTTACCATATAGAAATCTAAACTTGGCAGGTCGTGCAACTTACTCCTATAATTCAAGGTATTTTCTAGAATTCAATTTTGGTTATAATGGATCTGAGCGCTTCTCAAAAGAAGAACGTTTCGGTTTCTTTCCTTCTATTGGTGGTGCGTGGCTTATATCAAATGAAAAGTTTTGGAACGAAAAACTAAAAGATCAAATCAATAATCTTAAACTACGGTTTACTTATGGTTTTGTAGGTAATGACGCAATCGGAAATGAAGCAGATCGATTCTTTTATTTGTCTAATGTTAACTTAAATGATGATGGGAACGGTTCTGGTTTTGGAACATATGGAAATGATTATTACAGACCAGGAGTATCTATTTCACGCTATCCTAACAGAAATATAACTTGGGAAACTTCAGAAAAGTATAACTTTGGTTTAGATATCGGTTTGTGGAAAGAGCTGGATATCATAGCAGATTTTTTCTCAGAATATCGTTCAAACATCCTTATGGATAGGGCTGCAATCCCTTCTACGATGGGATTACAGGCTCCAGTGCGATCAAACGTAGGGGAGGCTTCCAGTAAAGGTTTTGAAGTTTCTTTTAACTATAATCATTCCTTCAATAAAGATTTATGGATTACCGCTATGGGTAACTTTACCTATGCGACCAGTAAGTTTGAAGTGTATGAAGAACCAGATTACCCAGATTCACCATGGAAATCACGGATAGGGAACTCCCTGGCATCCAATTACGGGTATGTTGCAGAACGTTTATTTGTAGATGAAGAAGAGGTTCGCAATTCTCCAGTTCAATTTGGTAACTATATGGCCGGAGATATTAAATATAAAGATATCAATAAAGATGGCCGAATTACAGAATTGGATATGGTTCCGATGGGCTATCCACATAGTCCGGAAATTGTGTACGGTTTTGGTTTTTCGGGAGGATGGAAAAACTTTGATCTTTCCAGCTTCTTTCAAGGAATAGGCAGAACTTCACTATTTATTGATGCCCGCGCAACCTCACCATTTATAGATCAACAAAATGCGTTGCTTCAAGTTTATGCAGATAGTCACTGGTCTGAAGATAACAGAGATGTGTATGCCCTGTGGCCAAGACTATCAGAAACCTATGTAGAGAATAATTTACAACCCTCAAACTGGTTTTTAAGAGACGCTTCATTTATGCGCTTAAAAACAATAGAGATTGGTTATTCCTTATCACGGGATCTAATTTCAAAGACAGGATTAACAAAGTGTCGTGTGTATGCTATAGGAAATAATCTGGCCACTTTCAGTAAGTTCAAATTATGGGATCCAGAAATGGGAGGTAACGGATTAGCCTATCCTATACAAAGGGTTATTTCAGTAGGTGCACAAGTCTCTTTTTAA
- a CDS encoding RagB/SusD family nutrient uptake outer membrane protein, producing the protein MKKIKLILAVITISLASCSDYLDVVPDNVATIEYAFRSRNEAEKYLFSCYSYRPEIGSVDLDPAMASDETFKRYGINGAGQVWQNTLIARGFQSLTSPILNTWDGENGSESAWRGIRECNIFLENIDLVPDLTETEKKRWIGEVKFLKAYYHFYLLKCYGPIPIVDENLPIYSKPQEVQIYREPVDEVFAYIVALLTESIEYLPNAVEVIEGTEAGRIDKLIALGVKAKVLTFAASPLFNGNTAYASMVDNKGVQLFPQQYDESKWLLAAEACKEAIDECHAQGKSLYDLVDPLVLDADPVFKLQTTYRQAITHRWNQELIWGNTRYNNNFLARSTTARIIRMENVNNAMTEYAPTLQFVEKYYSDNGVPIDEDIMWRSESWYQDRYKVRAEPAQEDEGKRIEEGKYTVNLHFNREPRFYASIGFDKGIYYGSGYYQFNDSQRNVKYADFLKGGVSGFQGGSGYSISGYSVKKLHSFKNAQTSTSISTEYFPFPILRLADLYLLYAETLNETSGPSDEVYHYIDLVRSRAGLTGVKESWSNYSINPNKPNTKEGLRAIIHQERAIELAFEGKRFWDIRRWKEIGVMNNQPKGWNVQGQTPEEFYKITLLPQIPVSFTIKDYFWPIKESNLAVNPNLIQNYGW; encoded by the coding sequence ATGAAGAAAATTAAATTAATATTAGCGGTTATAACTATAAGTTTAGCTTCTTGTAGCGATTACCTGGATGTTGTTCCAGATAATGTTGCGACCATAGAGTATGCCTTTAGGAGTAGAAATGAAGCTGAAAAATACTTGTTCAGTTGTTATAGCTATCGCCCTGAAATTGGATCGGTTGATTTAGATCCGGCTATGGCATCTGATGAAACTTTCAAAAGGTATGGCATCAACGGGGCTGGGCAAGTATGGCAAAACACACTTATTGCCAGGGGATTTCAGTCTCTCACCAGCCCCATCTTAAACACTTGGGATGGAGAAAATGGTTCAGAATCAGCCTGGAGAGGCATCAGAGAATGCAATATATTTTTAGAAAATATCGACTTAGTTCCTGATTTAACTGAAACAGAAAAGAAAAGATGGATTGGAGAGGTTAAATTTTTAAAAGCCTACTATCATTTCTATCTTTTAAAATGTTATGGGCCAATACCTATAGTAGATGAGAATCTACCTATTTACTCAAAGCCCCAAGAAGTTCAAATTTATCGTGAGCCTGTAGATGAGGTGTTTGCATATATTGTAGCACTCCTTACAGAGTCTATAGAATACTTACCTAACGCTGTAGAGGTTATAGAAGGGACAGAAGCCGGAAGAATAGATAAACTTATTGCTTTGGGTGTAAAAGCAAAAGTTTTGACATTTGCTGCCAGTCCTTTGTTTAATGGTAATACAGCTTATGCGAGTATGGTCGATAATAAAGGTGTTCAATTGTTTCCTCAACAATATGACGAAAGTAAATGGCTTTTGGCTGCAGAGGCATGTAAGGAAGCTATAGATGAATGCCATGCCCAGGGCAAATCGCTCTATGATCTCGTAGATCCTTTAGTACTGGATGCAGATCCGGTATTTAAATTGCAAACCACTTATAGACAAGCTATCACACACCGCTGGAATCAGGAGTTGATTTGGGGTAATACTAGATATAATAACAATTTTTTAGCTCGATCTACTACGGCAAGAATTATCAGAATGGAGAACGTAAATAATGCGATGACTGAATACGCGCCTACATTACAATTTGTAGAAAAATACTATTCAGATAATGGGGTGCCTATAGACGAAGATATCATGTGGAGAAGTGAATCCTGGTACCAGGATAGGTATAAAGTACGAGCAGAACCTGCTCAAGAAGATGAAGGGAAACGTATTGAGGAAGGAAAATATACCGTGAACCTTCATTTTAATCGTGAGCCCAGATTCTACGCTAGCATTGGCTTTGATAAAGGAATTTACTACGGAAGTGGATATTACCAGTTTAATGACTCGCAAAGAAATGTTAAATACGCAGATTTTTTAAAAGGTGGGGTATCCGGATTTCAGGGAGGAAGTGGCTATTCAATTTCTGGTTATTCTGTAAAAAAGCTTCATAGTTTTAAAAATGCGCAAACTTCAACCTCGATTTCAACCGAATATTTCCCTTTTCCAATTTTACGATTAGCAGATCTTTATTTGTTGTATGCTGAGACACTAAACGAAACCAGTGGCCCCAGTGATGAAGTCTACCATTATATAGACCTTGTGAGGAGCAGGGCAGGATTGACAGGGGTTAAAGAATCTTGGTCTAATTATTCAATAAACCCTAATAAACCTAACACCAAAGAAGGTTTAAGAGCCATTATCCATCAAGAACGCGCTATAGAGCTTGCTTTTGAAGGAAAACGATTTTGGGATATCAGGCGTTGGAAAGAAATAGGAGTCATGAATAATCAACCCAAAGGCTGGAACGTGCAGGGACAAACTCCTGAAGAATTCTATAAAATAACGCTATTACCTCAAATTCCGGTTTCATTTACTATTAAAGATTACTTCTGGCCCATCAAGGAATCCAATTTAGCAGTAAATCCTAATTTAATTCAAAATTATGGTTGGTAA
- a CDS encoding purine-cytosine permease family protein yields MSQYNQEEETIAEIAGGEFERQAVPQSRLKSWKAFLGMYAGEHAAGTEFVIGPLFLTTGVSAFDLIIGLLIGNLMAVLSWRFLTAEIGTKFRYTLYFHLEKICGTRLVTAYNLANGVLFCFLAGAMITVSATAVGIPFDMEMPKLTDTTPNSLTWIIIVISIGAVISIIAAKGYSTVAKAANWMSPIIVLAFILCGVVALIQLDVNSFSDFWNIWGAGSEPFPGQIKYTFWHIVLWSWFANAAMHIGMSDLSVFRFAKKASSGWTTAGGIYIGHYVAWIAAALLYAVYLKSPEAQAMLAGGEAPSVAPGPLAYNAIGVFGIIAVILAGWTTANPTIYRAGLAFQAIIPKLSTFWVTIIAGTVATIAGLFPAFAMKLLGFVALYGFILAPIGAIIVFEYFFGKKVGIQSFYAEKTGIKFNWAVFGAWALSFGIFYFISIRFDVFLSFLTLPAWISCGALYLVFSRFYQKK; encoded by the coding sequence ATGTCACAATATAACCAGGAAGAGGAAACGATAGCTGAAATCGCAGGCGGTGAATTTGAACGCCAGGCGGTGCCTCAATCCAGATTAAAAAGCTGGAAGGCATTTTTAGGAATGTATGCCGGGGAGCACGCTGCAGGGACCGAGTTTGTAATTGGCCCTTTGTTTCTAACAACAGGTGTGAGTGCTTTTGATCTTATTATAGGTTTACTTATAGGCAATTTAATGGCGGTACTGAGTTGGCGTTTTCTTACTGCTGAAATAGGTACTAAGTTTCGATACACTTTATATTTTCATCTTGAAAAAATCTGCGGCACACGTCTGGTAACCGCTTATAATTTGGCAAACGGAGTACTTTTTTGCTTTCTCGCAGGTGCGATGATTACCGTATCGGCAACTGCTGTGGGAATTCCGTTTGATATGGAAATGCCCAAACTGACCGATACGACACCAAACAGTTTAACCTGGATTATCATTGTCATTTCCATAGGCGCTGTGATTTCAATTATCGCTGCCAAAGGCTACAGTACAGTTGCTAAAGCAGCGAACTGGATGTCTCCCATTATCGTACTTGCATTTATTCTCTGCGGTGTGGTAGCACTCATTCAACTGGATGTAAACAGCTTTTCTGATTTTTGGAACATCTGGGGAGCAGGCAGTGAGCCCTTTCCCGGGCAAATTAAATATACGTTTTGGCACATAGTACTATGGTCCTGGTTTGCGAACGCTGCAATGCACATTGGGATGTCTGATTTGTCGGTTTTTCGCTTTGCGAAAAAAGCAAGCTCAGGATGGACGACTGCCGGAGGAATATACATTGGTCACTATGTGGCTTGGATTGCCGCTGCTTTACTCTACGCCGTTTATCTCAAATCTCCTGAAGCGCAGGCAATGCTTGCGGGAGGTGAAGCACCTTCGGTAGCTCCGGGGCCTTTGGCCTATAATGCTATTGGTGTTTTTGGTATTATCGCGGTGATCCTGGCGGGCTGGACCACCGCAAACCCCACAATTTACCGGGCAGGTCTTGCTTTTCAGGCTATCATCCCCAAACTGTCTACCTTCTGGGTAACGATTATTGCAGGAACGGTAGCAACCATTGCCGGTTTGTTCCCTGCATTTGCCATGAAACTTTTAGGATTTGTAGCCCTCTATGGCTTTATTTTAGCACCCATAGGAGCCATAATCGTATTTGAATACTTCTTTGGGAAGAAAGTCGGAATTCAGTCGTTTTATGCTGAAAAAACCGGAATCAAATTCAACTGGGCGGTGTTTGGCGCCTGGGCATTAAGCTTTGGGATTTTTTATTTTATTTCCATTCGGTTTGACGTGTTCCTTTCCTTCCTTACTTTACCGGCATGGATCAGTTGTGGAGCACTTTACCTTGTTTTTAGCAGGTTTTATCAAAAAAAATAG
- a CDS encoding DUF5000 domain-containing lipoprotein yields MKKRLIQILIFGLILVSCEEEPIGQQPLDSVPPGEVTNIESYSTPGGAVIKFTPPKDEDLLYVKAVYSRKEGVVSEAKASKYADSIEVEGFGSISSQDIELVAVDRSRNSSEPVKISVVPLEPAVKTIASSLNVEEDFGGIKFKWENPGRAEVSIVVQQKDSLLDEYVPLDTYYTSSKEGVFAIYELDTLPKNIEVFVQDRWENRSEIAKHTIVPLFDTEFEKNKFSFVNLPGDGPHHGDWVASNIWNGTPSPNGYSSVGGQGIWPQSLTIDLGVLGKLSRMKLYQRANYIFAEGNLKKFEVWGSENLDLSGSWDSWTKLAEFESIKPSGLPFGEVSDEDRAVAINGENFSFDPSNPKVRYIRFLVTETWAGGDNFQIMEIDVFGDNRQ; encoded by the coding sequence ATGAAGAAACGATTAATACAAATATTGATTTTCGGGCTTATTCTAGTTTCTTGTGAAGAAGAGCCTATAGGACAACAACCTTTAGATTCTGTGCCACCCGGAGAAGTGACAAATATTGAATCATATAGTACTCCTGGAGGGGCAGTTATAAAATTTACACCTCCTAAAGATGAGGATCTATTATACGTGAAAGCTGTTTACTCGAGAAAAGAAGGAGTGGTTTCTGAGGCAAAAGCTTCAAAATATGCTGATTCTATTGAAGTTGAAGGGTTTGGCAGTATTTCTAGTCAGGATATAGAATTAGTAGCTGTAGATAGAAGTAGAAATAGTTCAGAGCCAGTAAAAATTAGCGTTGTTCCCTTAGAGCCTGCTGTAAAAACTATTGCATCATCTCTTAATGTAGAGGAAGATTTTGGAGGAATAAAATTTAAATGGGAAAATCCAGGTAGAGCTGAAGTGTCAATCGTTGTACAGCAAAAAGATTCGCTTCTTGATGAATATGTTCCTTTAGATACGTATTACACCAGTTCTAAGGAAGGAGTTTTTGCGATCTATGAGTTAGATACACTTCCAAAGAATATTGAAGTATTTGTTCAGGACCGTTGGGAAAATCGTTCTGAAATAGCAAAACATACCATAGTTCCTCTTTTTGATACAGAATTTGAAAAGAATAAATTTTCTTTTGTTAATCTGCCTGGAGATGGGCCGCATCATGGAGATTGGGTAGCTAGTAATATATGGAATGGTACCCCCAGTCCTAATGGATATTCTTCAGTAGGAGGTCAGGGAATATGGCCTCAGTCTTTAACAATAGATTTAGGAGTGTTAGGGAAATTAAGTAGAATGAAATTATATCAAAGGGCGAATTATATATTCGCTGAAGGTAATCTCAAAAAGTTTGAAGTCTGGGGTTCCGAAAATCTGGATCTAAGTGGTTCCTGGGATAGTTGGACCAAACTTGCGGAATTTGAATCGATTAAGCCATCAGGTTTACCATTTGGAGAAGTAAGTGATGAGGATCGAGCAGTAGCCATAAATGGAGAAAATTTTTCTTTTGATCCTTCAAACCCGAAAGTTCGATATATACGATTTTTAGTTACAGAAACCTGGGCTGGAGGAGATAACTTTCAAATCATGGAAATCGATGTTTTTGGTGATAATAGACAATAG
- a CDS encoding helix-turn-helix domain-containing protein has product MKKEEEKFQIFQSLSDLHRVLGLPKPFHPMISFTDIKNIKILPEEFGNAYILNFYKISYKSDLCRQAKYGQHYYDFGEGGLVYTAPNQVFELNHQPSTGYLLLIHPDFLLGYSLAKKIKQFGFFGYAANEALHISEKEKETIFSIFKIIDEELQSRIDDFSQDVIISQLELLLNYSNRFYKRQFITRKAINNDLLQNLEEIVDDYFNNEKSLNQGIPTVHFLAEQLNISPSYLSDLLRSLIGHSAKQYIHSKLIEKAKEKLSTTNLTVSEISYELGFEHSQSFSKLFKKKTNRSPLEFRQSFN; this is encoded by the coding sequence ATGAAAAAAGAAGAAGAAAAATTTCAAATATTCCAATCTTTATCGGACTTGCACCGGGTGCTTGGCTTACCAAAGCCATTTCACCCGATGATAAGTTTTACAGACATTAAGAACATCAAAATCTTACCGGAAGAATTTGGTAATGCTTATATTCTTAACTTCTACAAAATTTCATATAAATCAGATCTTTGCAGACAGGCTAAATACGGACAGCATTATTATGATTTTGGAGAAGGTGGATTGGTATACACCGCGCCTAATCAAGTTTTTGAATTGAATCACCAACCTAGTACAGGTTATTTATTGCTAATTCACCCCGATTTTTTGTTAGGCTATTCATTGGCTAAAAAGATAAAACAGTTTGGATTTTTTGGATATGCGGCCAATGAGGCATTGCATATTTCAGAGAAGGAAAAGGAAACTATATTTTCAATTTTTAAAATCATCGACGAAGAATTACAAAGTAGAATTGATGATTTTAGCCAGGATGTTATCATATCTCAATTAGAATTATTATTAAATTATAGCAACCGCTTTTATAAGCGACAATTCATTACACGTAAAGCTATAAATAACGACTTGTTACAAAACTTGGAAGAAATTGTGGACGATTATTTTAACAACGAAAAATCATTAAATCAAGGAATTCCTACCGTACACTTTCTTGCCGAACAACTCAATATTTCACCAAGTTATTTAAGCGATCTTTTACGTTCTTTAATTGGGCATAGTGCAAAACAATATATCCACAGTAAACTGATTGAAAAAGCAAAGGAAAAATTATCGACTACAAACTTAACCGTAAGCGAAATTTCTTATGAATTAGGATTTGAACATTCACAATCATTTAGTAAGCTTTTCAAGAAAAAAACGAACCGTTCACCATTGGAATTTAGACAGTCTTTTAACTAA
- a CDS encoding DUF4998 domain-containing protein, whose amino-acid sequence MFNKNFRACKANSLGSGSRFSNYFSFCLFFIVLGLQGCSEMNDLHQPYLDEGEYIYAEKVDTITFGSGNERIELNLYLSSEDIEVARIFWNNGGDSVDVDIDFQQGVFSKIIDGLDEQQYVFNIVTTDGFGNKSLPYEAEGNVYGSNYSNTISNRTISGMKANKNNEIVINWAEPLNEDLLYSSVTYKNKFGERITDSVSSTEFRTILENYDSELEYNTVFKPDSTAIDLFYTENVLVNTNKILLDYDEWTIVDFSSQHGGNENSVQNVIDGNQNTRWHSLAGGSSYPHWVIIDLGGLVDFSTLEVLRSTFDGGGDDRATDKFTFEVSTDNDVWVDAGVFDFNRFTNDPQSYHISLSEPVRYVRFTAIEGPEDNFVLGAIKLYK is encoded by the coding sequence ATGTTTAATAAAAATTTCAGGGCTTGTAAAGCTAATAGTTTAGGATCTGGTTCCCGATTTTCTAACTATTTTTCTTTCTGCTTATTTTTCATTGTTTTAGGATTACAAGGCTGTTCTGAGATGAATGATTTGCACCAGCCTTATTTAGATGAGGGAGAATATATTTATGCAGAGAAAGTAGATACGATCACCTTTGGTTCTGGGAATGAACGAATTGAACTGAACCTTTATTTATCTTCTGAAGATATTGAAGTGGCCCGTATCTTTTGGAATAACGGGGGAGATTCTGTTGATGTTGATATCGATTTCCAGCAGGGGGTATTTAGTAAAATAATTGATGGGCTGGATGAACAACAGTATGTTTTTAACATAGTAACTACTGATGGTTTTGGCAATAAATCCCTCCCTTATGAAGCAGAAGGAAATGTGTATGGTAGTAACTATAGCAATACGATTTCTAATCGAACGATAAGTGGTATGAAAGCTAATAAAAATAATGAGATTGTGATTAATTGGGCAGAACCTTTAAATGAAGACCTTCTTTACAGTTCTGTAACATATAAAAATAAATTTGGCGAACGTATTACAGATTCAGTTTCCAGTACTGAATTTAGAACGATATTAGAAAATTATGATTCTGAACTTGAGTATAATACGGTATTTAAACCTGATTCAACAGCAATAGATCTTTTTTATACTGAAAATGTTTTAGTAAACACAAATAAAATACTCTTGGACTATGACGAATGGACTATTGTTGATTTTTCATCTCAGCATGGGGGAAATGAAAACTCAGTACAAAATGTTATTGATGGAAATCAGAATACCAGATGGCATTCTTTGGCAGGAGGTTCCAGTTATCCGCATTGGGTTATTATAGATTTAGGGGGGCTGGTTGATTTTTCTACTTTGGAAGTTTTAAGGTCTACTTTTGATGGTGGTGGAGATGATAGGGCAACAGATAAATTTACCTTTGAGGTAAGTACAGATAATGATGTATGGGTAGATGCAGGAGTATTCGATTTTAATAGGTTTACAAATGACCCACAAAGTTATCATATTTCACTTTCGGAACCTGTAAGATATGTAAGGTTTACGGCTATTGAAGGTCCGGAAGATAATTTTGTTTTGGGAGCTATAAAGTTGTATAAATAA
- a CDS encoding SDR family oxidoreductase, translating into MKKVLITGANKSIGFETARQLLQQGYYVYLGSRSIERGNLAVQKLKDEGLINVELIQLDVNNSASVDTARIELGKKTDVLDILINNAGINGGMPQNALNATIEQLQNVLNTNLYGVVRVTQAFIDLLRKSENPRIVNVSSSGCSLTLHSDPTWKYYDHKSAVYAPSKAAMNMYTIALAYELKNDHFKVNAVCPGFVATDFNGHRGTGTAQEAGTRIVKYATIDDDGPTGKFFSEEYNPETGECPW; encoded by the coding sequence ATGAAGAAAGTATTAATTACCGGAGCCAATAAAAGTATTGGCTTTGAGACAGCTCGACAATTATTGCAACAAGGATATTATGTGTATTTAGGTAGTCGTAGCATCGAAAGAGGAAATCTTGCCGTACAAAAACTAAAAGACGAAGGGCTAATCAATGTAGAGCTTATTCAATTAGATGTAAACAACTCTGCTTCGGTAGATACAGCAAGAATTGAACTGGGTAAAAAGACAGATGTATTAGATATACTTATCAATAATGCTGGAATTAACGGCGGTATGCCTCAGAATGCATTAAATGCAACTATAGAGCAGCTGCAAAATGTATTGAATACCAATTTATATGGAGTAGTACGGGTTACCCAGGCATTTATAGATTTATTGCGTAAATCTGAAAATCCCAGAATTGTAAATGTATCCTCAAGCGGTTGTTCCTTAACTTTGCATAGCGACCCCACCTGGAAATATTACGACCATAAATCTGCAGTGTATGCGCCTTCCAAAGCAGCGATGAATATGTACACCATTGCATTAGCTTATGAATTGAAGAATGATCATTTTAAAGTGAATGCCGTTTGTCCGGGCTTTGTAGCAACCGATTTTAATGGGCACCGTGGCACCGGAACGGCTCAGGAAGCAGGAACTCGTATTGTAAAATATGCCACCATTGACGATGATGGGCCTACAGGAAAATTCTTTAGCGAGGAATACAATCCAGAAACAGGCGAATGTCCCTGGTAA